GGCCCCCCTCCTTACTCTGATAATTTCACCCCTCTCACCAAGACCCCAAGTGAGATACTGGCCACTGAGAGCGTAAAGAACTCCTTCCCAAGGCCACCACCCATAAAACATGGGCCAAAGGCACAACTAAACGAGTATTGTGACTTCCACAAAGGTTTTGGGCATAAAACGGATGACTGCATGTATCTGAAGAGAGAGATAGAAGCTGCAGTGAAAACGGGAAGACTGGCCCATTTGGTTAAGGAAATCAAGGAGGGAGGAGGGGATCGCAAGGGAAGAGATGCAAGGGAGCCTGGGAGGGCAGATGTGGATATGATTAGAAGGAGGAATGAATTCGATACCACCCGGAGTGTAAAGGCCAGAATCCTGGGCTCCCCGGACTGCATGAAAGCTCCCATCCTTGTGCCACACTTGGAAGAAAATGAAGTGCAACGACTTCCCCTCAACATCTCAGCCATAATAGCTGGTCACAAGGTGTCTCGAATACATGTGGACGGAGGGTCCGGTGTCGAAGTAATATATGAGCATTGTTTCCTCAGATTTGACAGAGATGTAAGAGATCGGCTTGAAGACGACTCAATCCCCTTAGTGGGATTCAACAATAGTGTATCGCACCCCCTGGGAAAAATCAGGCTCCCATTCACTGTCGGGGTAGGGGACCGTGTTCGAACAATAAGCCTGACCTTCACAGTGGTCCGAGCCCCCTCAAAGTACAACGCAATCCTAGGAAGACCTGGGATTGGGGACTTACAAGCGCATGCATCCACCCCCCATGGAGCCTTAGTGTTTCAAACGCCGAAGGGCTTAGCCTGGGTAAAATCCGTATACGAAGTGATTTCCTCAGTATCCGAAGGGGAAGCAATCGAGAAGCCCCGGAAAGAGGGAGTTGAGGAATGGGTCTTTTGTGATAGGTTCCCAGAGCAAACAGTCAAGGTGGGAAGTCACTTAAGTGACAAATGTAAGAGTGCTCTCAAGGAACTACTCCTCCTCAACATAGATGTATTTGCATTCCAACACGGGGACATGACAGGAATCCCCAGGAGCCTAACCGAACATCGACTCAACACATACACATGGGCAAAATCAGTGAAACAGAAGAAACGAAGCATGGGGCTCAACAAAATAAGAGCTGCTTGTGAGGAAACCAGAAAACTACTCAGAGCAGGCATAGTCAGGGAGGTCAAGTACCCATCCTAGGTCgccaacccagtcatggttcaaaagaaagacgggggatggaggatgtgcattgacttcCAGGATCTAAACAAAGCATGTCCCAAGGACTGTTACCAGGTGGACTCTTTGTCTCAGTACCCCCTGAAATGCTTCCTGGATGcctacaaaggataccatcagATCCAGATGTCAATAGAGGACGAAGAAAAAACTGCCTTCATTACAGACGGGGAGACATTTTgctataccaaaatgcccttcggtCTTAAAAACGCTGGGGCCACATATCAGAGATTCATGAACACCCTCTTCAGGGAACAACGAGGAAGGAACCTggaggtatatgttgatgacatcgtTATCAAAAGCCTGACAGAAATGGCCATGATAGATGACATAGCCGAGACCCTCGGCACCATGCAAGATGTGAATATGAAATTAAACCCCGGAAAGTGCTGTTTTGGGGTAGAGGAAGGAAGATTCCTGGGGGTAGTGGTCACCAAGGGTGGAATCAAAGCCAACCCTGAGAAAACCCAAGCCGTGGCAGAAATGAGATCTCCCAGGTCCTTAAAAGATATCCAGCAGCTAAACGGAAGACTGATTGCGCTGAACCGCTTTCTATCAAAAGTGGCTGACAGGACTCTCCCCTTCATGAAGGTGCTGAAGGATTGCCTTCAAACAAACAAATTCAGAAACTGCTTTCCAAGAAATGAAGAACTATATCTGCCAGCTCCCAACCCTGGCCACCCCAGTACCTGGGGAACACCTGCTCCTGTATTTGTCGGCCTCAAAGACAACCATAAGCGCGGTCATGATGGTGGAACGTGAGGGGAAGAAAATACTAATATACTTCATCAGTAGAACGCTTAAAGGTCCCGAGGAGCGTTACATGCCCCTGGAAAAATTGGCGTTAACCCTCGTTTTCGCATCCCGAAGGCTCAGAAGGTACTTCCAGGGACACAAGATCACTTTGATGACCGATCAGCCCCTCCAGAAGGTGCTCAAGAGGCCAGAACTGTCCGGACGACTGGCTAAGTGGGCCGTAGAGCTGGGAGAACACTCCCTGGAGTTCAAGCCCAAAACAGCCATAAAGGGACAAATATTGGCCGACTTTTTAGCAGAGGTCCCGGAGGACGAAGAAAAAGAACTCCAGAAATGGGAGGCCTTAGAAAGAAAAGAGAAAGAGGAAGAAGACAAGGCTGTGTGGAAAATATTCACAGACGGAGCCTCTAGCGAGGAAGGAAGTGGAGCGGGCATCACCTTGGTAAGTCTTGAGGGGGTTGAGTTGACTTATGCCATAAGATTAGATTTCGAAAACACCAACAATACCGCAGAGTATGAAGCCCTTCTGGCAGGGATGAGGCTAGCACAAAAAATGAAAGCAAGACATGTGGAAGCCAGCACCGATTCACAGCTGGTGGTTAAACAATACCAAGGGGAGTATGAAGCCAAAGACAACATCATGGCTCAGTACGTGGCAAAAGTAAAGGAAACAGCTGaagcattcaaaaccttcatgttAGAATACATCCCCCGAGGGAGAAACAGAAAGTCTGACGCCCTCAGTAAGCTGGCCTCAGTAGCAATCGACCATCTTGCTAGGGAAGTTAAAGTGGAAGTCCTGACCTCTCCTTCCCTTAGCACGAAGGAGGTGGCTGCAGTTGAAAGTACTCAGGAaacatggatgacaccaattataaAGTTCCTCAGAGACGGAACCTTTCCGGAGAGGGAGTGGGCAGCCAGAAAGGTAAGGGTCAAGGCCCTGCAGTATGAGTTGATTGATGGGGAGTTATACCGAAGATCATACCTAGGCCCATCCCTGAAATGTGTTGATATGGAAGAGGCTGAGTATGTGATCAAGGAGATGCATGAGGGGATTTGTGGAATGCATTCGGGGCCAAGGACGATAGTAACAAAGGCGATGAATGCGGGGTTCTATTGGCCACGAATGTATGAAACGGCATCCGAGGAGATTAAGAAGTGTGACAATTGTCAGGTACATGCACCGATGACCCATCGACACAAACACCCCATGATACAATTCTCAACGTCCTGGCCCTTCCAAAAGTGGGCTATCGACATAATCGGGCCATTCCCGGAAGGTGCAGGAGGAGTCAAGTATGTGGTAGTGGCCATCGATTATTTTACCAAATGGATCGAGGCAAAGCCCTTGGCAAAAATAACTGGGGAACAGATGAGGCGGTTTGTATTAGACAACATCATCTGCAGATACGGGGTCCCAAAGGAACTAGTGAGTGATAATAGCGTCCAATTTGCTGGAAGACCTTTTAAGCCGTGGTGCGAGCAGATGCACATCCAACAAGTGTTTACCTCCGTCACTCATGCCCAAAGTAATGGATTAGTAGAAAGAGCTAACCAAAGTGTCATCAAGGGAATGAAGGGAAGACTCGGGAGAAACAAAAAGGATGGCTGGAGGAACTACCATTCGTGTTATGGGCATATAGGACCACTCCTAAAGATTGCAATGGGGAAACTCCTTTCAGCCTAACCTACGGAACAAAGGCTGTCATCCCGGCCGAGATAGGATCCCCAACTGCCCGAATGAGGCTCCGGGAGGAGGAGAATGAGCAAAACCTCCGGATGAACCTAAACCTTTTGGAAGAAAGAAGAGAAGTAGCAGCAATCAGGGAGGCCAAATACAAGAGGCAACTGGAAAGTTATTACAACGCCAAGATGAAAAAGCTCAACCTCGTCCCAGGGGATCTAGTCCTAAGAGCAAATGAAGCCAGCTTGCAGGAGAACACCGGAAAGCTAGGCCCCAACTGGGAGGGGCCTTACCGAGTCATATGGGCAAACGACAAGGGGAGCTGCAAATTGGAAACACTCCAAGGCGAGGAGGTCCCCAGGACATGGAACCTCATGCAGCTTAGGAAATATCACATGTAAGGGGTCTACCCCCAGAAAAAATGGCCAAGAGCCACTTTTGTAACAGATAACTATTAATCCGGGGTTCCCCCAAGGACGGATCTTTTGTAACAATTTGTGCTGCGAAGTTTAATCCCCAAGAAGTAAATGAAAAACGGACAGTTAGCATGTCCTCTATTGACAAAATAGCGGGTATTATACCTAGGCAGAAGTGCCTGGAAACACCATAAAACCTAATTAACAGGCAAACACACGTGTACAAAGCATATCAAACATGCCAAAAGCCCAGCTGTGGGGCAAAAAGGGTCTAGCTAACCCAAAGAAAACGGATAAAAAAGTAAACCAAAAACATAATCTcacattataaacttgtccagTGATTGGCCTCGAACAGACAATCCGTGTTTACTAGACAAACCACAAACACAATATATCTTTGTAAACTAAACTACaaaaagaaatcatgttttattcatcttaggtgaaggtttctctAGACTTTTGTGTGTTTGTTCCgttatttctagaatgataacttgtaTTTGCTTGATTGTCATGGTGTATGCATAATTGTTCGTAGCTTATTAAttgatattgcaatttctagtctcaatcgtacgttcttggtgccgttggcaatcgagatattatgggaagggttagggttggttattgattaattgatcatcgggaatcaacctcgcgtttatataatccgagtactttgttcccttttatcacgtCAATTATTTATGCgtgagttatgtctatgtaactctttctagttggaatttcaCACAATTGTTAAAAGAAACCGAATCCTAAgatggtcgcttgttcctaatctgtttacaaacttaatctttgatttgcaatctaagtagttaatattagttcttaaaaccaaaacaatcaactcttgaattttaatttctgcattttagtttaattttagtttaagtgcaaagctataaaatcacacattttccacatactccctgagttcgatacccacttaccgctagctattagttgtatttggattaaatttgcgtgtacctacgacagcacgtcaaattttggcgccgttgccggggagtagtgcgcaacgtgtgttaatttagtagttttgtttgttattttcgggtttacgctagttgtgtttagtgtgcaggtactttcaggtgtatgcatactagaggctctcacaagtcGTCACCGCTATCGTtcgatccggaaattgaaagaacatTGAGGTAAAACATAGTTCTATTACGTGAAAACAAAATTGTTGGTTCACctacttcacccattacaccaagaaacatcatgcaagaatctcaagtaccacccacaacgggtcaaacgacctcaaTTTTCACACCTACTGTcacacaaccatcaccaaacaccaccaTACCTAACACCACAACCGAAGTCACACCAACCAATGCCACACAACCAATCACTACCCAAGTTGAACCCGTTATTACCTTTAGCCCTTCTACCACAATCCCACCACTTTCCCatttctttcccccaactacgggtcaatcatcctcTAATTTCACAATCGCACCaaattcaactattgtgcatGCTATGCCATCTTTTAGACCACAAAACCAATCGGGGTTTCAATATTCAACTCTTCCCTTCGGGAAATCTTCGGGAGTTCAAGGGGATGGTTATGATGATGGGTATGAAGAGGAATTTAGGGGATATGAAGAAGAAGGTTTTTACTATGGGGGGATGGAGGATATTCGGGGTTACAAGGCGAAGCGGGTCAGCAAAGTCAACCCATTCAACAATTTCAAAATATGGGTAGACTACCGGTTGGAGTGCAACATATTAGACCGCAAGGGCCACAATTGCAACGCCCTACACCGTTACAACAAGTGCGGCCtcaaaacatgcaacctcaattTCAAGGGCCGATTCCACAACAACCAATGCATCAACATCAATATCAACCACCGTTTGTTCCTCAAGGGCCTATGCAAGGGCAAATGGGTCAACCAAGGGCACCATTGGGCGCACCTCAAAGACATCAAAGGGAAGTAGTACGGGGAATTGAAGCTCACTTCCGGCCAATTACCACTAACAATCCTTCGCCGGTAGTGATTCCTCATCGAGCGGATGGAAGAACCTTTGAAGTTAGAACAACCGCTCTCCAAAGTTTACCAAAGTTCAAAGGGTTAGCAACGGAAGAACCCTACTTTCATTTGGAGACATATGACTCCATTTGCAATATTATTGAAAGTCAAGGGTTTTCTGCGGATGATGTTAAGTTGGTCCTTTTTCAGTTTTCCCTTGAAGACAAAGCGAAGAGATGGTTTCATACATTGCCCTCCGCGTCCATTTTTACATGGGCCGACATGCAACAAATATTCTTGGATGAATATTACACTTCTCAAAAGACCAACGATGCTAGAAGAGGTttgagaagtttccaacaacaatCGGGGGAAATGTTTCACGAAGCGTTTGAGAGGTTCAACATGATGTTACGGAATTGCCCTCATCACGGGATTCAACTTTGGGAATTGTTGAATGCGTTTCATGAAGGGTTGAGTTCGGAGGATGCACGGGATCTAATGTCCATCACTAATGGTACATTCGGTACCAATTATGAACATGTTGATTGGGCATTTTTAGAACAAATGGCGGTGAATTCGAAGAGAAAAGCTCAATCTTCAAGAAGGGCAAGGCATGTGATTCAAAGGCCCCAAGTGCATGGAGTTGAGAGTGGCAACGTTCAAACCACGAACCAAGTGTACAACGTGTGCAGAAATTGCAACGAAATAGGTCACACGGCGGAAGtttgtgtagtgggtttggtTGATGAGCAAGTAGAAGAGGTTAATGCAATTCAAGGAGGGGGTGGTCGAAATTTCAACATGAACTCGAATACATACCACCCCGGGTTACGAAATCATCCGAATTTTCGCTATGGGAACGCGGCGAACCAAGCTAACCCAAATTTTCAAGGAGCTCAAGGTAACTTTGCACCTCGTCAACAATATAATCAAGGCAACTATAGAGGTGGAAACAATTATGGGTACCAAGGGCAATTTCAACAAACGGGTCAAAGTGGTTCGGGTCAACCTTCATCAAGCGGAAATGAAGTCATGGATATGCTTCGGGCTATGCAACAAGATATGCAAAAGCGAAATCAACTCGATGAGGTCCGAATGCAAAAGGATGAAGTTCGTGACAagagcatccaatcactaacaacccaaatgggtcaattggcAACCGATGTGGCGGAGTTGAAGAAAGGCAAGGGTCAATTTCCTAGCGACACCAAGGTAAatccttcacatggttcgtcacgaggtaatgttaatattagtcatgttagtgttttgagaagtggcaAAGAATTTAAGGCTAATTTGTCACCGGGTGTGATCGAGGGGGTAGTTGAAGATATCACGGgtaatgaaagtgatgatgaagtttcaCCGGTTAAATCTAAAGAATCAAATGTTAAAAAACCGGGGTTGGGTGAAAAGGAAAAcaatgaaaaagttgagggtgaaccgagtcaagtcccgtTTCTATCGGCTTTACTTGACCCGGGTAGGAAAAATTTTATTGCATCAAGAGGTCCCCAAAAAGAAGAAttgtgggacatgtttaaacaagtgaaaatcAACCTTCCACtccttgatgcaataaaacaagtacccgcTTATGCTAAATTTCTTAAGGAATTGTGTACACAAAAACGACAACGAAAGAAAAAGATGCCTAAGCGGGTAGACTTGACCGGTCAAGTGAGCGCAGTtttgaatggggagcttcctcctaagttCCAAGACCCGGGCACGCCATTAATTAACATTCAAgtgggtaattttcaaatggcaaaGGCGTTGttagatcttggagccggggttAGCATTTTACCAGGGGGCTTATATGAcaaat
This is a stretch of genomic DNA from Helianthus annuus cultivar XRQ/B chromosome 16, HanXRQr2.0-SUNRISE, whole genome shotgun sequence. It encodes these proteins:
- the LOC110919007 gene encoding uncharacterized protein LOC110919007, producing MPLEKLALTLVFASRRLRRYFQGHKITLMTDQPLQKVLKRPELSGRLAKWAVELGEHSLEFKPKTAIKGQILADFLAEVPEDEEKELQKWEALERKEKEEEDKAVWKIFTDGASSEEGSGAGITLVSLEGVELTYAIRLDFENTNNTAEYEALLAGMRLAQKMKARHVEASTDSQLVVKQYQGEYEAKDNIMAQYVAKVKETAEAFKTFMLEYIPRGRNRKSDALSKLASVAIDHLAREVKVEVLTSPSLSTKEVAAVESTQETWMTPIIKFLRDGTFPEREWAARKVRVKALQYELIDGELYRRSYLGPSLKCVDMEEAEYVIKEMHEGICGMHSGPRTIVTKAMNAGFYWPRMYETASEEIKKCDNCQVHAPMTHRHKHPMIQFSTSWPFQKWAIDIIGPFPEGAGGVKYVVVAIDYFTKWIEAKPLAKITGEQMRRFVLDNIICRYGVPKELVSDNSVQFAGRPFKPWCEQMHIQQVFTSVTHAQSNGLVERANQSVIKGMKGRLGRNKKDGWRNYHSCYGHIGPLLKIAMGKLLSA
- the LOC110919006 gene encoding uncharacterized protein LOC110919006; the protein is MGRLPVGVQHIRPQGPQLQRPTPLQQVRPQNMQPQFQGPIPQQPMHQHQYQPPFVPQGPMQGQMGQPRAPLGAPQRHQREVVRGIEAHFRPITTNNPSPVVIPHRADGRTFEVRTTALQSLPKFKGLATEEPYFHLETYDSICNIIESQGFSADDVKLVLFQFSLEDKAKRWFHTLPSASIFTWADMQQIFLDEYYTSQKTNDARRGLRSFQQQSGEMFHEAFERFNMMLRNCPHHGIQLWELLNAFHEGLSSEDARDLMSITNGTFGTNYEHVDWAFLEQMAVNSKRKAQSSRRARHVIQRPQVHGVESGNVQTTNQVYNVCRNCNEIGHTAEVCVVGLVDEQVEEVNAIQGGGGRNFNMNSNTYHPGLRNHPNFRYGNAANQANPNFQGAQGNFAPRQQYNQGNYRGGNNYGYQGQFQQTGQSGSGQPSSSGNEVMDMLRAMQQDMQKRNQLDEVRMQKDEVRDKSIQSLTTQMGQLATDVAELKKGKGQFPSDTKANLSPGVIEGVVEDITGNESDDEVSPVKSKESNVKKPGLGEKENNEKVEGEPSQVPFLSALLDPGRKNFIASRGPQKEELWDMFKQVKINLPLLDAIKQVPAYAKFLKELCTQKRQRKKKMPKRVDLTGQVSAVLNGELPPKFQDPGTPLINIQVGNFQMAKALLDLGAGVSILPGGLYDKYDFGPLARVETMVVLADLSHKLPRGMVQNVIVKIDEFYYPVDFLVSDYSSADPKQQQNVDAYALPVEEEKQDAMAFDVRVV